CGGGACGGTGACGGGATCCAGGCCCACGCTGCTGAAGCTCTCCCAGTACATCCGCGCCGACGACGCCCCGGAGTCGGTGAGCCAGTACAGCATCACGTTGTCGAGCAGCTCGTCGCGGGTGAGGACGTTCTCGGGGTGGCCGTCGCAGTCGGTCCACGCCCAGAACTTCTCGACGATCCAGGCCCCCTGGCCGGCCGGCGAGTCGGCCAGCCCGTAACCGAGGCTCTGGGGCCGGGTCGACTGCTGCTTGGAGTACCCGGAGTCCCAGCGGTCGTAGTGGCCCATCCCGTCGAGCGCCGACTGCTCGCCGTCGGTCAGCTCGGCGACGTCGTCGGGGCCCGGCGGGCAGATGGCCATGTTCACGTGGAGACCGACGCAGTGCTCGGGGTCCTGCTGTCCGATCGAGGTCGTCACCATGGCACCCCAGTCCCCGCCCTGGGCGCCGTAGCGCTCGTAGCCGAGGGCGGCCATCAGCTGCGCCCACGCCCGGGCCACCCGCTGCACCCCCCAGCCGGGGCGGGTGGGCTTCTCCGAGAAGCCGTAGCCGGGAAGGGCGGGGCAGACCACGTGGAAGGCGTCCTCGGGCCGGCCACCATGGGCCGGGGGGTCACTTAGGGGGCCGATCACCTTGGAGAACTCGACGACCGAGCCGGGCCAGCCGTGGGTGAGGACGAGCGGCAGGGCGCCGGGGTGGGGGGATCGGACGTGGAGGAAGTGGATGGCCAGGCTGTCCTCGCCGCCACCGTCGACGGGAGCCCGGTGGCTGCCCCAGCCGTTGAGGGCCGCCTCGCACCGACGCCAGTCGTAGCGATCGGCCCAGTAGGAGCAGAGGTCCTTCACGTAGTCGAGGGGGATCCCCTGCGACCAGTCGTCCACGGTCTCCCGATCGGGCCAGCGGGTGCGCGCCAGCCGCTCCCGCAGATCGGCGAGGTCGGACTCCTCGACGGCGATGGTGAACGGCGTGATCTCGGCTGCTCCGGTCGTCATGAGCGGAGGCTAGACACGACCTGCCGGATCCGCACCGGGGCCCCGTATCCTGCGCCGATGAACGATCCCCGCCGGGAGCTGACCGCGGCCGACCTCGTCATCCGGGCGCTGTCCCAGCCGGGGGACCAGCCCGCCATCCTGCTCGGAGACGCGGTGCTGACCGTCGGCGCCCTGCGCGACCAGGTGAGCCGGATCAGCCAGGCGTACGCGTCGATGGGCATCGGCGTGGGAAGCCCGGTGGCGGTGCTGTCGTCCAACCGGCCCGAGGTGGTGGCGGTAGGGCAGGCCAACCAGATCACCGGCGCCCGCTCGCTGGCCCTGCACCCCTACGGCTCGCTCGACGACCACGTCTACGTGATCGACGACGCCGAGATCGAGACCCTCGTGTTCGATCCCGGCACCTACTCGGAGCGCGCCGCCGCCCTCCTCGAGCGCTGCCCCCGGCTCAGCCGTCTGCTGGCCATGGGTCCGTCGGAGGTCGGCCAGGACCTGCTGGCGGCAGCGGAGCGGTTCTCGGCGCGCCCGCTGCGCCCGCCGGACGTCGACCCCGACGCCGTGTCGGGACTCTCGTACACGGGGGGCACGACCGGCCGGCCCAAGGGGGTGATGGGGACGTCCCGGGGGGCCACGCGCATGACCATGATCCAGATGGCGGAATGGGACATCCCCGCCGCGCCCCGGTTCCTCATCAGCACGCCTCTGAGCCACGCCGGGGCCGCCTTCCTCACCCCGACCCTCCTGCGGGGCGGAGCGCTGGTCGTCCTGCCGGGGTTCGATCCCGAGGGGTTCCTCGACGCCGTGCAGCGCCACCGGGTCACCGCCACCATGCTCGTGCCGACGATGATCTACGCCCTCCTCGACCATCCCGCCCTGGAGAAGGTCGACCTCTCCAGCCTCGAGGCGGTCTACTACGGGGCCTCGGCCATCTCCCCCACCCGCCTGGCCGAGGCGATCGGGCGCTTGGGCCCGATCTTCTTCCAGTTCTACGGCCAGGCCGAGTGCCCGATGGCCATCACCGCCCTCCGCCGCGAGGAGCACCTCGTCGACGACCCGGGCCGGCTGGCGACCTGCGGGCGACCGGTGCCGTGGGTGCGCGCCGGTCTGTTCGAC
This genomic window from Acidimicrobiales bacterium contains:
- a CDS encoding AMP-binding protein, translating into MNDPRRELTAADLVIRALSQPGDQPAILLGDAVLTVGALRDQVSRISQAYASMGIGVGSPVAVLSSNRPEVVAVGQANQITGARSLALHPYGSLDDHVYVIDDAEIETLVFDPGTYSERAAALLERCPRLSRLLAMGPSEVGQDLLAAAERFSARPLRPPDVDPDAVSGLSYTGGTTGRPKGVMGTSRGATRMTMIQMAEWDIPAAPRFLISTPLSHAGAAFLTPTLLRGGALVVLPGFDPEGFLDAVQRHRVTATMLVPTMIYALLDHPALEKVDLSSLEAVYYGASAISPTRLAEAIGRLGPIFFQFYGQAECPMAITALRREEHLVDDPGRLATCGRPVPWVRAGLFDDDMHEVEPGQAGEICVQSPMVMKGYWKKPDETAEAFRGGWLHTGDVATADELGYLTIVDRKKDMIVTGGFNVYPREVEDVIATHPGVAQVAVIGVPDDRWGEAVKAVVVARPGAEVDERELIGMVKERKGSVYAPKSVDFSERIPVTGLGKPDKKALRDEYWGEAGRRVN
- a CDS encoding epoxide hydrolase; amino-acid sequence: MTTGAAEITPFTIAVEESDLADLRERLARTRWPDRETVDDWSQGIPLDYVKDLCSYWADRYDWRRCEAALNGWGSHRAPVDGGGEDSLAIHFLHVRSPHPGALPLVLTHGWPGSVVEFSKVIGPLSDPPAHGGRPEDAFHVVCPALPGYGFSEKPTRPGWGVQRVARAWAQLMAALGYERYGAQGGDWGAMVTTSIGQQDPEHCVGLHVNMAICPPGPDDVAELTDGEQSALDGMGHYDRWDSGYSKQQSTRPQSLGYGLADSPAGQGAWIVEKFWAWTDCDGHPENVLTRDELLDNVMLYWLTDSGASSARMYWESFSSVGLDPVTVPSGISVFPKEIFRTSRRWAEKRFTDLRFFSEPDKGGHFAAFEQPERFVEDVRAFFRTVR